The following proteins are co-located in the candidate division WOR-3 bacterium genome:
- the csm2 gene encoding type III-A CRISPR-associated protein Csm2: protein MNQGPQKTQEGEAKALLKKMVENSGQLKELYNNAETLKDLLKRIDKFAEELKGSGVKTTQIRKFYDKLRSLELKLEKSKLSSQKKEELNEQVRIGVLSLKPLLAYAVGRNDKLKGLVEVLNVAIDKVRDYDDFKKFVEFFQTIVAYHKYHGGD from the coding sequence ATGAATCAAGGACCTCAAAAAACGCAGGAAGGGGAGGCGAAAGCCTTGCTAAAAAAAATGGTGGAAAATAGCGGCCAGTTAAAGGAACTCTATAATAATGCGGAAACCCTAAAAGATTTGCTTAAGCGCATTGATAAATTTGCAGAGGAACTAAAAGGATCGGGTGTGAAAACTACGCAGATTAGGAAATTCTACGATAAGTTGAGAAGTCTTGAACTGAAATTAGAAAAAAGTAAGCTAAGTAGTCAAAAGAAAGAGGAACTTAATGAGCAAGTAAGAATAGGGGTATTGTCTTTAAAACCACTTTTGGCCTATGCTGTAGGAAGAAATGACAAGTTAAAAGGTTTGGTCGAAGTTTTGAATGTGGCGATCGACAAAGTGAGAGATTATGACGACTTTAAAAAGTTTGTTGAATTTTTTCAAACAATAGTTGCATACCATAAATATCATGGAGGGGACTAA
- a CDS encoding TM1812 family CRISPR-associated protein: MKELKVLIGIVGDYYRYKEAIYKFDGLPDFKTPHTLLALDHFLKPDITLSLLPESLAAPFIEELELGIVGPEITYSTYEKSILEGFEKWRKGIVNYSQSDFRSILLPYSGVFKIITSSVGKSGAVGVDQQHNKRTDDGIWTIRINGNFADFKYMALYELTKVFLEKIDELESEAKIRVFYDVTTGLNSLNLYVYWALQNLLSILSAFYECELVLYNGIPEKVDEEYIFFEIEKVVHFNPRFSIKDENEFIPIKVRSKEDAEFSKRISIEIGKNEDLRELFNSSLYSLSAFYNGFILALLTFLADSDQLLKKLNISVNLYREGYQFFLNGKTLEIKKRAYFTESFVVYVLTALLSRILPLYTAKKFKEFNIKEVPECGVVLNYLENLYETMYKTNPVLHTLALSEIDKIKRYAEAKLSAKEGSDIATCNHQLCESLSDEPWILYEEHSEEKAYSTALEKYQSAKKQGKPTIRKIDRRNFFAHAGLCYGSICIKREGEGLRIKYVNDESVIHDIKENLKEGILQK, from the coding sequence ATGAAAGAGTTAAAAGTCCTTATAGGGATTGTAGGGGATTACTATCGTTATAAAGAGGCAATTTATAAATTTGATGGATTACCTGATTTCAAAACCCCCCACACCCTTTTAGCCCTGGACCATTTTCTCAAGCCCGATATAACCCTTTCCCTTTTACCAGAATCCCTTGCAGCACCTTTTATCGAGGAGTTGGAATTAGGAATTGTTGGTCCAGAGATTACTTATTCTACCTACGAGAAAAGTATTTTAGAAGGTTTCGAAAAGTGGCGAAAAGGTATAGTAAATTATTCCCAATCGGATTTCAGATCCATTCTTTTGCCTTATTCGGGTGTCTTCAAGATCATCACAAGTTCAGTGGGTAAATCAGGAGCTGTGGGAGTGGATCAGCAACACAATAAACGGACCGATGACGGAATATGGACGATACGAATCAATGGGAATTTTGCAGACTTTAAATACATGGCTCTCTACGAACTAACAAAGGTTTTCCTCGAGAAGATTGACGAATTAGAAAGTGAAGCAAAAATTAGGGTATTTTACGATGTTACCACGGGGCTTAATAGTTTAAACCTCTACGTTTACTGGGCTTTGCAAAATTTGCTAAGTATTTTATCGGCTTTCTACGAATGCGAGTTAGTTCTTTACAATGGAATTCCTGAAAAAGTTGATGAGGAGTACATATTTTTCGAAATAGAAAAGGTTGTGCATTTCAATCCGCGTTTTTCGATAAAAGATGAAAACGAGTTTATTCCTATTAAAGTGCGAAGCAAAGAAGATGCAGAGTTTTCTAAGAGAATAAGTATAGAAATCGGAAAAAACGAAGACTTAAGAGAACTTTTCAATAGTTCTTTGTATTCTCTTTCTGCCTTTTATAACGGTTTTATTTTGGCCCTTTTAACCTTTTTGGCTGACAGTGACCAGCTCCTTAAAAAACTTAATATTTCCGTGAATTTGTACCGAGAAGGTTACCAATTCTTTCTCAATGGTAAAACTCTTGAAATAAAAAAGAGAGCTTATTTCACGGAGAGTTTTGTAGTTTATGTTCTCACAGCTTTGTTGTCGAGGATCTTGCCTTTGTATACTGCGAAAAAATTTAAGGAGTTTAATATCAAAGAGGTTCCTGAATGTGGTGTGGTTTTAAATTATTTGGAAAATCTCTATGAAACGATGTATAAGACCAATCCAGTTTTACATACATTAGCTTTGTCAGAAATCGACAAGATTAAGCGTTACGCAGAAGCGAAACTGAGCGCAAAAGAAGGCTCAGATATCGCTACCTGCAATCACCAGTTGTGCGAATCCTTATCGGATGAGCCATGGATCTTGTATGAAGAACACTCTGAGGAAAAGGCTTATAGCACCGCCTTGGAAAAGTACCAAAGTGCGAAAAAACAAGGGAAACCAACTATTAGAAAAATCGATAGAAGGAACTTTTTCGCTCATGCCGGTCTTTGCTATGGTTCAATTTGTATAAAAAGAGAGGGAGAGGGCTTAAGAATTAAGTATGTGAATGATGAGAGTGTCATTCATGACATTAAGGAAAATTTAAAGGAAGGGATTTTGCAAAAATAG
- the cas10 gene encoding type III-A CRISPR-associated protein Cas10/Csm1: protein MGENTINLDNERVRIALGALLHDIGKVVQRASENPREKTHQEFGHDYLIEVCEKEGLKELGKELASFAMYHHFTKGGERDALDVRSRYEKDLKLVAIADNYSAGEREYDKEEEFKYEMYTPLKSIFSTLEGSNANYFFPLKRLSEGPVFPEKVLTNSKEDYQRLLNSFTEALRKALKKGHPKAQNLPNVVLNLMEEFFSFVPSHTIVKEEVSTDISLYDHSKTTCAIALALYNYLIETTGKSKIVDVDDDKILDSKDNRFALLIVDISGIQSFIYTVGARGSLKMLRARSFFIEMLLNFIAKKILKELDLFDSNIIFLGGGNLTILFQNTEGAKRKVEKLLKEINEKLWNEHRGRLWLNYAFEEFSGEVLLRREKHSISELITRLHEKLNEKKLQKFSTLDPKKVFNPDETSSLKKCEEDEEAGHLGSQDEEPSGLYECEVCGEEISRDEFEKTRRCKVCNALTDLGKYVHRVKYIAYNPKTYVKPDLEFPLVCGEKLYLIDSPVESEFLWVVNPGANDLLDGTPLYCGNYPGISRIFKKEEELSENEESQNTSKEEVPEEQADLEFNYIGSELIAALKMDVDYLGYLFARGIREELVSLSRLSNLSRFLNLFFKHYINRIASGSINVNQFSIVHPERNYPRELVVVYAGGDDLFAVGAWHDVLEFSFDVRTIFEKFVGKEIPVTLSAGISINHVKFPVQVLAENADEEEKRSKSITNKNSLTIWGRTMKWSEWREIAEDFVKKLVEDFYFVPELELKEVTIDGKTVKITSVKENLEASLTPKKIEGRELPRRFIYKLMEISTLAEKLDKEGRFSLKPYSALAYLFGRSEKILKDKDYLLQLLNVQKRDFLVKIKPALMWLDYLIR from the coding sequence ATGGGGGAAAATACAATAAATCTTGATAATGAGAGGGTAAGGATTGCCTTGGGTGCTTTACTTCACGATATTGGCAAAGTTGTGCAGAGGGCAAGCGAAAACCCAAGGGAGAAAACCCATCAGGAGTTCGGCCATGATTATCTAATTGAAGTCTGTGAGAAAGAAGGCCTCAAAGAATTGGGTAAGGAACTTGCCTCCTTTGCAATGTATCACCACTTTACAAAGGGCGGAGAAAGGGATGCTCTCGATGTTAGAAGCCGCTATGAAAAGGATTTAAAGCTCGTAGCAATAGCGGACAACTATTCAGCAGGCGAGCGAGAGTACGATAAAGAGGAAGAATTTAAGTACGAAATGTACACACCGTTAAAGTCGATTTTCTCTACCCTTGAAGGCTCTAATGCTAATTACTTCTTCCCGCTAAAAAGGTTGAGTGAGGGACCTGTTTTTCCTGAAAAAGTGCTTACGAATTCTAAAGAGGACTATCAGCGCTTATTGAATAGTTTTACTGAAGCCCTAAGAAAAGCTCTCAAAAAGGGCCATCCAAAGGCGCAAAATCTTCCCAATGTGGTGCTGAATTTAATGGAGGAGTTCTTTTCCTTTGTTCCTTCTCATACAATAGTCAAAGAGGAAGTTTCTACAGATATTTCATTGTACGACCATTCCAAAACCACCTGTGCTATTGCCCTGGCTTTATACAACTACCTCATTGAAACCACTGGAAAATCAAAAATTGTTGATGTTGATGATGATAAAATCTTAGATTCGAAGGATAACCGTTTTGCCCTTCTCATTGTAGACATTTCAGGGATTCAGTCTTTCATCTACACCGTCGGCGCAAGGGGTTCTTTAAAGATGCTTCGGGCCCGATCTTTCTTCATTGAAATGCTTCTTAACTTTATCGCCAAAAAGATCCTAAAAGAACTTGATCTTTTCGATTCCAATATCATCTTTCTCGGTGGTGGAAACTTAACGATTCTTTTCCAAAATACCGAGGGAGCAAAGAGAAAAGTTGAAAAACTCCTAAAAGAGATTAATGAAAAGTTGTGGAATGAGCATAGGGGTAGGTTGTGGCTAAATTACGCCTTTGAGGAATTTAGTGGTGAAGTTCTCCTTCGCCGTGAAAAGCACAGTATTTCGGAGCTTATAACCCGCCTTCATGAAAAATTAAACGAGAAGAAATTACAAAAGTTCTCTACCCTTGATCCGAAGAAAGTTTTTAATCCTGATGAAACTTCGAGCTTGAAAAAATGTGAAGAAGATGAAGAAGCTGGGCATCTCGGCTCGCAAGATGAGGAACCTTCAGGTCTGTACGAGTGCGAAGTTTGTGGTGAAGAAATTAGCAGAGATGAGTTTGAAAAAACAAGAAGATGTAAGGTATGTAACGCCCTAACGGACCTTGGCAAATATGTTCACAGGGTAAAGTACATTGCCTATAATCCAAAAACCTATGTTAAGCCTGACCTTGAATTTCCATTAGTTTGTGGTGAAAAGCTCTATCTAATTGACAGTCCGGTGGAGTCTGAATTTCTTTGGGTTGTAAATCCTGGAGCCAACGATCTCCTTGACGGTACACCACTTTACTGTGGTAACTATCCGGGCATTTCAAGGATATTTAAGAAAGAAGAGGAGCTTTCCGAGAACGAAGAGTCTCAGAATACGAGTAAAGAAGAAGTGCCAGAAGAGCAAGCTGATCTTGAGTTTAATTACATAGGCAGTGAACTTATAGCCGCTTTAAAAATGGATGTGGATTACCTCGGCTATCTCTTTGCACGAGGCATTCGGGAAGAACTTGTATCTCTTTCTCGGTTGAGTAACCTATCGAGGTTTTTGAATCTCTTTTTCAAACACTATATCAATCGAATTGCCAGTGGCTCGATTAATGTTAACCAATTTTCAATAGTTCATCCAGAGAGAAACTACCCAAGGGAATTGGTGGTGGTTTACGCAGGGGGTGATGATCTTTTTGCCGTTGGTGCCTGGCACGATGTACTGGAGTTTAGCTTCGATGTGAGGACTATATTTGAGAAGTTCGTTGGGAAAGAAATTCCCGTTACCCTTTCCGCAGGGATTTCAATTAATCATGTGAAGTTCCCTGTTCAAGTTCTGGCTGAGAATGCGGATGAGGAGGAGAAAAGGTCCAAGTCAATTACCAATAAGAATTCCCTCACTATTTGGGGGAGAACGATGAAATGGAGTGAATGGAGGGAAATCGCTGAGGACTTTGTGAAAAAACTCGTTGAAGATTTTTATTTTGTGCCCGAGCTCGAACTTAAAGAAGTAACAATTGATGGTAAAACAGTAAAAATTACTTCCGTAAAGGAAAACCTCGAGGCAAGTTTAACTCCTAAGAAGATTGAGGGGAGAGAACTTCCGAGAAGATTTATTTACAAGTTGATGGAAATTTCCACTTTGGCTGAAAAATTAGATAAAGAGGGGAGATTCAGTTTAAAACCCTATAGCGCTCTTGCCTATCTTTTTGGTCGGAGCGAAAAAATTTTAAAGGATAAGGATTATCTTTTACAGCTCCTTAATGTTCAAAAAAGAGATTTTCTTGTTAAAATCAAACCAGCCCTTATGTGGCTGGATTATTTGATTAGGTAA
- a CDS encoding DUF488 domain-containing protein: MPNVKRIFTVGHSNRGMGEFIEILKGAGVEVVVDVRRFPKSKFEHFNRENLENGLKLAGIGYYYLGDKLGGFRKGGYENYTKTKEFNEGIEELVKIAEERLTAIMCAERLVFRCHRRFIAKRLEEIGFKVIHL; the protein is encoded by the coding sequence ATGCCAAATGTGAAAAGGATTTTTACCGTTGGGCATAGTAATAGGGGGATGGGGGAGTTTATTGAGATTTTGAAAGGGGCAGGGGTGGAGGTTGTTGTTGATGTGAGACGATTCCCGAAGAGTAAATTTGAACATTTTAACAGGGAAAATCTGGAAAATGGTTTAAAACTTGCTGGAATTGGCTATTACTATTTGGGTGATAAGCTGGGTGGTTTCAGGAAGGGCGGCTATGAAAATTACACTAAGACTAAAGAGTTTAATGAAGGAATTGAGGAGCTGGTTAAGATTGCCGAGGAAAGACTAACAGCCATTATGTGTGCAGAGAGGCTGGTTTTCCGTTGTCACAGGAGGTTCATTGCGAAGAGGCTGGAGGAGATAGGCTTTAAGGTGATTCACCTCTAA
- the cas6 gene encoding CRISPR-associated endoribonuclease Cas6 translates to MRVLFEFTPRVSPFVIPIHYNSVIQSFIYSNLEQNLSSWLHDHGFAFGKRTFKMFTFSRLFGYSKIRAHHLVFYGPVRFYFSTPYDELLENFIKMLLKKEEIELNDQDVFLTRAEILPIKPPQSPILIKMLSPIVVYSTFVKDGKKKTYYYNPQEADFEKLVLDNLKKKVMAFYGEGKYPELDGAYIRPYRVDEKNMAIVKYKGFVIKGWMGLFKLNLPEPYLSLAYDAGLGAKNSQGFGMWEVYKEAMSERRGITR, encoded by the coding sequence ATGCGGGTGTTATTTGAGTTTACACCGCGAGTTTCTCCCTTTGTGATTCCCATTCATTACAACTCCGTTATCCAGAGTTTCATTTATTCCAATTTAGAGCAAAACCTTTCTTCGTGGCTTCACGATCACGGATTCGCCTTTGGGAAAAGGACTTTTAAAATGTTTACTTTTTCACGATTGTTCGGATACTCCAAAATTAGAGCACACCATCTTGTTTTTTATGGTCCCGTTAGATTTTATTTTAGCACTCCTTATGATGAACTGCTTGAAAACTTTATAAAAATGTTGTTGAAAAAAGAGGAAATTGAACTTAATGACCAGGATGTATTTCTGACCAGAGCGGAAATTTTGCCTATTAAACCTCCCCAATCACCTATTCTAATTAAGATGTTGTCTCCAATCGTTGTCTATTCCACTTTTGTTAAAGATGGTAAGAAGAAGACCTATTACTATAACCCTCAGGAAGCCGATTTTGAAAAGCTTGTGCTCGATAATTTGAAAAAGAAAGTAATGGCTTTTTATGGGGAAGGAAAATACCCCGAGCTCGATGGTGCATATATCAGGCCCTACCGTGTTGATGAGAAAAATATGGCGATTGTTAAATATAAGGGGTTTGTAATAAAGGGCTGGATGGGGCTTTTTAAATTAAACCTTCCTGAGCCCTATTTGTCCCTGGCTTACGACGCTGGGCTGGGGGCAAAAAATTCCCAGGGGTTCGGAATGTGGGAGGTGTATAAAGAGGCAATGTCAGAAAGGAGGGGAATAACTCGTTAA
- the csm4 gene encoding type III-A CRISPR-associated RAMP protein Csm4 encodes MINLKIFKLKFKSPLHVGADSTLREKVEVIIHSDTLYSALYDLSIRVGSRIREAILERKILLSSAFPYYEDENERIYFLPRPIYNVKGAQGKSKEDFELSKKFKKLDFIPSDWLNSIDNLQKNIGNGFSKYSDLLKEIYAVDILPKVFVDRFTSASTFYRMGQVFFYKGGLYFIVKFLSEGLEGEFRGLLKLLGEEGIGGKRSTGSGTFEFEEDALTFEMPESPNFYLLLSLSIPVEGEMDGILKNSYYELILRRGWFLTDEGYSRRRKSVWMLKEGSILHKDIKGCAVDVTPEALYGLSDSKIYKFAYAFTLPVRLNHE; translated from the coding sequence GTGATAAATTTAAAAATTTTCAAGCTGAAGTTTAAATCGCCACTCCATGTAGGGGCTGACTCAACCTTAAGAGAAAAGGTTGAGGTTATAATACATTCCGATACCCTTTACTCCGCCCTCTATGACCTTTCAATAAGGGTTGGTTCGCGGATTAGAGAGGCTATTTTGGAAAGGAAAATTTTGTTAAGTTCGGCCTTTCCCTATTATGAAGACGAAAACGAAAGGATTTACTTTCTGCCAAGACCCATTTACAATGTGAAGGGAGCTCAGGGAAAAAGCAAAGAGGATTTTGAACTCTCTAAAAAGTTCAAAAAATTAGATTTTATCCCCAGCGACTGGCTGAATTCCATAGACAATTTGCAGAAAAACATTGGAAATGGTTTCTCGAAATATTCGGATCTTTTAAAAGAAATTTATGCCGTCGACATATTACCAAAAGTATTTGTGGATAGGTTCACATCCGCTTCCACTTTTTATCGAATGGGACAGGTATTTTTCTACAAAGGTGGACTTTATTTTATCGTTAAATTTTTATCTGAGGGATTAGAGGGTGAGTTTCGAGGTCTCTTAAAACTCCTGGGGGAAGAGGGTATCGGTGGGAAGAGAAGCACAGGTAGTGGCACCTTTGAGTTTGAAGAAGATGCGCTTACCTTTGAAATGCCGGAATCACCCAATTTTTATCTTCTTCTTTCCCTTTCTATTCCCGTAGAAGGAGAGATGGACGGAATTCTTAAAAACTCCTATTATGAACTTATATTAAGAAGAGGCTGGTTCCTAACAGACGAGGGATATTCTCGAAGGAGAAAGTCCGTTTGGATGCTTAAGGAGGGATCAATCTTACATAAGGATATAAAAGGATGTGCGGTCGACGTTACACCGGAAGCCCTTTATGGCTTGTCAGATAGTAAAATTTATAAATTTGCTTATGCTTTTACTTTACCAGTGAGGTTGAATCATGAGTAA
- the csm3 gene encoding type III-A CRISPR-associated RAMP protein Csm3 has protein sequence MKDKEKKLYGKVVIKGVLRAETGLHVGGAKESVEIGKLDAPVIRHPITYEPYIPGSSLKGKLRSLFELSKYTESKGNFKIENRGKEERPQYIHVCDSWENARNCEVCRIFGTSGEKWNFNGRLRFRDLHLTAKFSGENLVETEIKTENAICRVTSQANPRTIERVPSGTEFEFEVIYNVEDPNEILVDLKNLFSAFKLLEDDYLGGGGSRGHGKVKFFFSEIVLKPLAYYFKGEKPEWILQKVWDSNRTAEENQLEPLDRVYEMVKGAESKFVNTFKV, from the coding sequence ATGAAGGATAAGGAAAAAAAGTTATATGGGAAGGTCGTAATTAAAGGGGTTTTGAGGGCTGAAACAGGTCTTCATGTCGGTGGAGCAAAGGAATCGGTGGAGATTGGCAAGCTCGATGCACCGGTGATAAGACACCCAATTACCTATGAGCCTTATATTCCTGGAAGTTCGCTAAAAGGAAAGTTAAGGAGTTTATTTGAGTTATCAAAATATACAGAATCTAAAGGTAATTTCAAAATAGAGAACAGAGGAAAAGAGGAAAGGCCTCAGTATATTCATGTTTGCGATAGCTGGGAAAATGCGAGAAATTGTGAGGTATGCCGGATTTTTGGTACTTCCGGTGAAAAATGGAATTTCAATGGCAGGCTTAGGTTCAGGGACTTACATTTAACTGCAAAGTTTTCTGGTGAGAATCTTGTGGAGACAGAAATTAAAACCGAGAATGCTATTTGTAGGGTAACTTCTCAAGCAAATCCACGCACCATAGAAAGGGTTCCTTCGGGTACGGAGTTCGAGTTTGAAGTGATTTACAATGTTGAAGATCCTAATGAAATTTTAGTTGACCTAAAGAACCTCTTTTCTGCCTTTAAACTCCTTGAGGATGATTATCTGGGCGGTGGTGGTTCAAGGGGGCACGGCAAGGTTAAGTTTTTCTTCAGTGAAATTGTATTAAAGCCTTTAGCATATTACTTCAAGGGAGAAAAACCAGAGTGGATCTTGCAAAAAGTTTGGGATTCAAATAGGACCGCTGAGGAGAACCAGCTTGAGCCGCTGGATAGGGTTTATGAGATGGTTAAAGGCGCAGAAAGCAAATTTGTGAATACTTTCAAGGTGTAA
- the csm5 gene encoding type III-A CRISPR-associated RAMP protein Csm5 has translation MSKLEVKRYKLKLLSPLHIGQEDIPFNLLVKLDGEEKIYVLDPLRLSEGLLRISGNNESLVKEATNYIIGEFSKNSNADIDAILKRIVRGDEEKLKQLIKYSSAYSLNFRGSKKIGEEVRSFIRDTYYRPYIPGSSIKGAIRTAFIYKIFKEVRNRSPEFYRKIIERIRNSLKEYEISRRQGKRKKVSSYLDWFERDLVRIFNLHLGQLPVNSEQAAHRDIFRIFRVFDTDPINKDELYLEQVKVFNKGKELNFKIFIEAMPEDTALEFTITYDWGLLDKFVNSNREPFNGYIDFVKGLFKDPIRVTEEFTKDLLSRENSVKDKVFPSKQEVYYFKEPPNLHIGYGGGYLAMTVGLLFEDNEDNLKGEILNFATRSIKRVGVIPSSRRLTSNGRPLGWCKWEEI, from the coding sequence ATGAGTAAGTTAGAAGTGAAACGTTATAAATTAAAGCTTTTGTCTCCTCTGCACATAGGGCAGGAAGATATACCCTTTAACCTGCTTGTGAAGCTGGATGGCGAAGAAAAAATTTATGTCCTTGATCCATTGAGACTCTCCGAGGGCCTTTTGAGGATTAGTGGTAATAATGAGAGTCTTGTAAAAGAAGCCACTAATTATATAATCGGTGAATTTAGTAAAAATTCCAATGCAGACATTGATGCTATCTTAAAAAGGATTGTTAGGGGAGACGAGGAAAAGTTAAAACAGTTAATTAAGTATTCATCGGCCTATAGTCTTAACTTCAGAGGTTCAAAGAAAATTGGTGAAGAGGTCAGGAGTTTCATAAGAGACACTTACTATCGCCCCTATATTCCTGGTAGTTCCATAAAAGGGGCAATAAGAACCGCTTTTATTTATAAAATCTTTAAGGAAGTTAGAAACAGATCCCCGGAATTCTATAGGAAAATAATCGAGAGGATAAGAAATAGCTTAAAAGAGTATGAAATAAGCAGACGACAGGGCAAAAGGAAGAAAGTTAGTTCCTATCTCGATTGGTTTGAGCGTGATCTGGTTCGAATTTTTAACCTACACTTAGGACAACTTCCGGTAAATTCAGAGCAGGCTGCCCATAGGGATATTTTCAGGATTTTTAGAGTCTTTGACACAGATCCGATAAATAAAGATGAACTCTATTTAGAGCAAGTTAAGGTTTTCAACAAGGGTAAAGAACTGAATTTTAAAATATTTATTGAAGCAATGCCCGAAGACACCGCGTTGGAATTCACCATAACCTACGATTGGGGATTGTTAGATAAGTTTGTTAATTCAAATAGGGAACCTTTTAATGGTTACATTGATTTTGTTAAAGGGCTTTTCAAGGACCCAATTAGGGTAACTGAAGAATTTACTAAGGATCTTCTGAGCCGTGAGAATAGTGTAAAAGATAAAGTATTTCCATCTAAGCAGGAAGTTTACTATTTCAAAGAACCTCCTAATCTCCATATCGGTTATGGCGGTGGTTATCTGGCAATGACAGTAGGATTGCTATTTGAAGATAATGAAGATAATCTCAAAGGTGAGATTCTCAATTTTGCTACGAGGAGCATCAAGAGGGTTGGTGTAATTCCCTCCAGCCGAAGGTTGACAAGTAACGGCAGACCTTTAGGTTGGTGCAAATGGGAGGAAATATAG
- the cas2 gene encoding CRISPR-associated endonuclease Cas2, whose product MFIILVYDVEQKRVAKVLKVARKYLFWLQNSVLEGHLSGSQFIKLKHELKGVIDESKDSIIFYIFDRRQLYKEFVGVVKAYPTRYL is encoded by the coding sequence GTGTTTATAATTTTGGTGTATGATGTAGAACAAAAAAGAGTTGCAAAGGTATTGAAGGTTGCGAGGAAGTACCTCTTCTGGCTCCAAAATTCTGTTTTGGAGGGACACCTGAGTGGAAGCCAATTTATTAAATTAAAGCACGAATTGAAGGGTGTGATAGACGAGTCTAAAGATTCCATTATATTTTACATCTTTGATCGGAGGCAGCTTTACAAGGAGTTTGTGGGAGTAGTCAAGGCATATCCCACCCGTTACCTGTAA
- the cas1b gene encoding type I-B CRISPR-associated endonuclease Cas1b: protein MRAPFFIFSDGEMVRDQNTVLFVEKSGQKRRLPVEMISDLFLLGNVDISKNLIVYLSRKGVLIHFFDFHGTYLGTYYPFEFNSHGKTLIKQVEFFIDERKRLDLAIRFVRGAALNMLTVLKYYHRRGKNLAFHIEQIEKLADQLDFQESQEDLLALEGKIWECYYKSFEVIIEKEDFAFEYRSRKPPHNPLNALISFGNALLYSYVLSEIYKTHLDPRIGYLHSPIDKKLTLHLDIAEVFKPLIPHRVIFSLINKNVVKAEHFRKEAGGVYLNRHGLSLFSEEFEKKMNEVFYDREKKVYLTYRMLLRREALKLEKHLLGIREFVPYLSRW from the coding sequence ATGAGGGCGCCTTTCTTCATATTCTCAGACGGAGAAATGGTAAGGGATCAAAATACCGTTTTGTTTGTTGAAAAATCGGGGCAGAAAAGGCGTTTGCCAGTGGAGATGATAAGTGACCTTTTTCTTTTGGGCAATGTTGACATCAGCAAAAACTTAATTGTTTATCTTTCAAGAAAAGGCGTGCTGATTCATTTTTTCGATTTTCATGGCACTTACTTGGGTACTTATTACCCCTTTGAGTTTAATTCTCACGGTAAAACCCTTATAAAACAGGTCGAATTCTTTATTGATGAAAGGAAGAGGTTAGACCTGGCGATAAGATTCGTTCGTGGCGCGGCACTTAACATGTTAACGGTTTTGAAGTATTATCATAGAAGGGGCAAAAATTTAGCATTTCACATTGAGCAGATTGAGAAATTGGCCGACCAGCTGGATTTTCAAGAATCTCAAGAAGATCTCCTCGCCCTTGAGGGGAAGATTTGGGAGTGCTACTATAAATCCTTTGAAGTCATTATTGAAAAGGAAGACTTTGCTTTTGAATACAGAAGTAGAAAGCCTCCTCATAACCCTTTGAATGCATTAATTAGCTTTGGTAATGCCCTCTTATACTCTTATGTTCTATCAGAAATTTATAAGACCCATTTGGATCCCCGTATTGGCTACCTGCACTCTCCAATAGATAAAAAATTGACACTACACCTCGATATTGCAGAGGTATTTAAACCTTTGATTCCGCACAGGGTGATATTCTCACTGATAAATAAGAATGTTGTAAAGGCAGAACATTTTCGAAAAGAAGCAGGCGGAGTTTATCTCAATAGGCATGGACTAAGTCTATTCTCAGAAGAGTTCGAGAAGAAGATGAACGAGGTTTTTTATGATAGGGAGAAAAAGGTTTATTTGACTTACAGGATGTTGCTTCGGAGGGAGGCGTTAAAGTTGGAAAAGCATCTCTTGGGGATTCGTGAGTTTGTTCCTTATCTTTCGAGGTGGTAA